In one window of Sphingomonas sp. BGYR3 DNA:
- a CDS encoding outer membrane beta-barrel protein: MRKLLLLAAPIALIPAAPAAAQVYIGVRGGATLDQSSTNQGEFTTTVPATTDFGAIPAGTSLGWETDFNTGYDVSGQLGYRFDGGLRIEFEGGYSDSKVDSHRNLAAGGAVIDGANVAVLTRGPALATNPTVGAILATDPGSVKTIYGFGNLYYDINSTGRFQPYFGVGLGAMQVDVDYQPSGVEVVNDKQTRFAYQLMGGATYKLNNNLEVFAQYTWRATPDRAQTDVSLLPATLGVESRQSIVGGGVRIAFGGGN; encoded by the coding sequence ATGCGTAAGCTCCTTCTCCTTGCCGCTCCGATCGCCCTGATCCCGGCTGCCCCCGCCGCCGCCCAGGTCTATATCGGTGTCCGCGGCGGTGCGACGCTCGACCAGAGCTCGACCAACCAGGGTGAGTTCACCACCACCGTTCCCGCCACCACCGATTTCGGCGCCATCCCGGCCGGCACCTCGCTGGGTTGGGAAACGGATTTCAACACCGGCTATGACGTGTCGGGCCAGCTGGGCTACCGCTTTGACGGCGGCCTGCGCATCGAATTCGAAGGCGGCTATTCCGACAGCAAGGTGGACAGCCACCGCAACCTGGCCGCTGGCGGCGCAGTGATCGACGGCGCCAACGTCGCCGTGCTGACCCGTGGCCCCGCTCTGGCCACCAACCCGACCGTCGGTGCGATCCTCGCCACCGACCCGGGCAGCGTGAAGACGATCTACGGCTTCGGCAACCTCTATTACGACATCAACAGCACCGGCCGGTTCCAGCCCTATTTCGGCGTCGGTCTGGGCGCGATGCAGGTCGATGTCGATTATCAGCCGTCGGGCGTCGAGGTCGTCAACGACAAGCAGACCCGCTTTGCCTATCAGCTGATGGGCGGCGCGACCTACAAGCTGAACAACAACCTCGAAGTGTTCGCCCAGTACACCTGGCGCGCGACGCCGGACCGGGCGCAGACCGACGTTTCGCTGCTGCCCGCGACGCTGGGCGTGGAATCGCGCCAGTCGATCGTCGGCGGCGGTGTCCGCATCGCCTTTGGCGGCGGCAACTGA
- a CDS encoding DNA methyltransferase translates to MAVVERVKRAQRTMEKAPVRLPLDTILMDDCIAAMQGLPDASIDMIFADPPYNLQLGGDLHRPDGSHVDAVTQDWDKFSSLAAYDRFTKAWLTEARRILKPNGSIWVIGSYHNIFRVGYLLQDQGFWILNDIVWRKANPMPNFKGTRFTNAHETLIWASMGEKAKYTFNYKTMKTLNDELQMRSDWEFPICSGQERLKDDTGHKVHPTQKPEALLYRVMLATTQPGDVVLDPFFGTGTTGAVARRLGRKFIGIERDATYVEAAQARIDAALPLDESALKSMKSAVKPPRVAFGLLIENGMLTPGQVLTDAKRRWQATILADGSLACGDHMGSIHKVGSLVQNAPACNGWTFWHVDTPQGLRAIDLIRQDYLLSTQP, encoded by the coding sequence ATGGCGGTTGTGGAACGGGTAAAGCGCGCGCAGCGCACGATGGAAAAGGCGCCCGTCCGCCTGCCGCTCGACACCATCCTGATGGACGACTGCATCGCCGCGATGCAGGGTCTGCCCGATGCGTCGATCGACATGATCTTCGCCGATCCGCCCTATAACCTGCAGCTCGGCGGCGATCTGCATCGCCCCGATGGCAGCCATGTCGATGCCGTGACGCAGGACTGGGACAAGTTTTCCAGCCTCGCCGCCTATGACCGCTTTACCAAGGCCTGGTTGACAGAGGCTCGCCGCATCCTGAAACCCAATGGCTCGATCTGGGTGATCGGCAGCTACCACAACATTTTCCGCGTCGGGTATCTGCTTCAGGATCAGGGTTTCTGGATCCTCAACGACATCGTCTGGCGCAAGGCGAACCCGATGCCCAATTTCAAGGGCACGCGCTTTACCAACGCCCATGAAACGCTGATCTGGGCGTCGATGGGCGAAAAGGCGAAATACACGTTCAACTACAAGACGATGAAGACCCTGAACGACGAGTTGCAGATGCGCTCCGACTGGGAATTTCCGATCTGCAGCGGTCAGGAACGACTGAAGGACGATACGGGGCACAAGGTGCACCCGACGCAAAAGCCCGAGGCGCTGCTCTATCGCGTCATGCTGGCCACGACCCAGCCGGGCGATGTCGTCCTTGACCCGTTTTTCGGCACTGGCACCACCGGCGCGGTCGCCCGCCGCCTGGGCCGCAAGTTCATCGGCATCGAACGCGATGCAACCTATGTCGAGGCTGCACAGGCGCGCATCGATGCCGCCCTGCCGCTGGACGAAAGCGCGCTGAAATCGATGAAGTCGGCGGTGAAGCCGCCGCGCGTCGCCTTTGGCCTGCTCATCGAAAACGGAATGCTGACGCCCGGTCAGGTGCTGACCGACGCCAAACGGCGGTGGCAGGCAACCATTCTGGCCGACGGATCGCTGGCGTGCGGTGACCATATGGGATCGATTCACAAGGTCGGATCGCTTGTCCAAAATGCCCCCGCCTGCAACGGCTGGACGTTCTGGCACGTCGATACACCGCAGGGCCTGCGCGCTATCGATCTGATTAGACAGGATTATCTGCTGTCAACCCAGCCCTAG
- a CDS encoding ribonuclease HII, with product MTAPLVAGVDEAGRGPLAGPVVAAAVILCPGGIAGLDDSKKLTERRREALFDRIRDQCTVGVGIAEVEEIDRLNILWATMLAMERAVAALGVDPTEVLVDGNRCPDWRWRSRAIIGGDAIEPCISAASIIAKVTRDRMMKAADAVHPGYGWARNKGYGSAAHLAALRTLGPTPLHRRSFAPVAQAILL from the coding sequence ATGACCGCCCCCCTTGTTGCCGGGGTGGACGAGGCGGGGCGCGGGCCGCTGGCCGGGCCGGTGGTCGCCGCCGCCGTCATCCTGTGTCCGGGCGGCATTGCCGGGCTGGATGACAGCAAGAAACTGACCGAGCGCCGGCGAGAGGCGCTGTTCGACCGGATCCGCGACCAATGCACGGTGGGCGTCGGCATTGCCGAGGTGGAGGAGATCGACCGGCTCAACATCCTGTGGGCAACGATGCTGGCGATGGAACGCGCCGTCGCCGCGCTCGGCGTCGATCCGACAGAGGTGCTGGTCGACGGCAATCGCTGCCCGGACTGGCGCTGGCGATCCCGCGCGATCATCGGGGGCGACGCCATCGAACCGTGCATCTCCGCGGCCAGCATCATCGCAAAGGTGACGCGCGACCGGATGATGAAAGCGGCTGATGCCGTCCATCCCGGCTATGGCTGGGCCAGGAACAAGGGCTATGGCAGCGCCGCGCATCTGGCCGCGCTCCGCACGCTTGGCCCCACCCCGCTCCATCGCCGCAGCTTTGCGCCGGTTGCCCAGGCGATATTGCTGTGA
- the thiD gene encoding bifunctional hydroxymethylpyrimidine kinase/phosphomethylpyrimidine kinase yields MSIPRILIIAGSDSGGGAGIQADIKTVTMLGGHAMTAITAITAQNTLGVDAVHAVPADMVVAQIDSVVRDIGVDAVKIGMIGSARTALAVANRLADLRGIPIVFDPVMVATSGAALADDATIGAFERLMQVASVTTPNLPELRALGGDAAALVAAHGTAVLVKGGHGDGATVTDRLFQPAASGPPEIAFAAPRIDSMATHGTGCTLSSALATELAKEWDLPRAVERARLFVRLAMQDAPGLGGGHGPMGHASVRLDLGASPYAPVMNQITVPVADIAAAEHFYRMLGLNQIVSTPGKYARFESDGGTTLSLERPEKMGTRAMLYFECADLDMTLSYLRAQGVQVTQEPVDERWGWREARLNDPAGNPVCLYQAGEMRRFPPWRLAATPE; encoded by the coding sequence ATGAGCATCCCCCGCATCCTCATCATCGCTGGGTCCGACAGCGGCGGCGGCGCGGGCATTCAGGCGGATATCAAAACCGTCACCATGCTCGGCGGCCATGCGATGACCGCCATCACCGCGATCACGGCGCAGAATACGCTGGGCGTCGATGCCGTCCACGCCGTCCCCGCCGACATGGTGGTGGCCCAGATCGACAGCGTGGTGCGCGACATTGGCGTCGATGCGGTCAAGATCGGCATGATCGGCTCGGCCCGCACCGCCCTTGCCGTCGCCAACCGGCTGGCGGACCTGCGCGGCATCCCGATCGTGTTCGACCCCGTGATGGTCGCCACCAGCGGCGCGGCACTGGCCGACGATGCCACCATCGGCGCCTTTGAACGGCTGATGCAGGTCGCCAGCGTCACCACCCCCAACCTGCCCGAATTGCGGGCGCTGGGCGGCGATGCGGCGGCATTGGTCGCGGCCCACGGCACCGCCGTCCTGGTCAAGGGCGGGCATGGCGACGGCGCAACCGTGACCGACCGGCTGTTTCAGCCCGCCGCATCCGGCCCGCCGGAAATCGCCTTCGCCGCGCCGCGCATCGACAGCATGGCGACCCATGGCACCGGCTGCACTCTGTCCAGCGCGCTGGCCACCGAACTGGCCAAGGAATGGGATCTGCCCCGCGCGGTGGAACGCGCCCGGCTGTTCGTCCGTCTGGCGATGCAGGATGCGCCCGGCCTTGGCGGCGGCCACGGGCCGATGGGCCATGCCAGCGTCCGGCTCGACCTTGGCGCCTCGCCCTATGCCCCGGTGATGAACCAGATCACCGTACCGGTCGCCGATATCGCGGCGGCGGAACATTTCTACCGGATGCTCGGCCTCAATCAGATCGTGTCGACCCCCGGCAAATATGCCCGGTTCGAAAGCGATGGCGGCACCACCCTGTCGCTGGAACGGCCCGAAAAGATGGGGACGCGCGCGATGCTCTATTTCGAATGTGCCGATCTCGACATGACCCTGTCCTATCTGCGGGCACAGGGGGTTCAGGTGACGCAGGAGCCGGTCGACGAACGCTGGGGCTGGCGAGAGGCGCGGCTGAACGATCCGGCCGGCAACCCCGTCTGCCTGTATCAGGCGGGGGAAATGCGCCGTTTCCCGCCCTGGCGCCTTGCCGCCACGCCGGAATGA